The Halichondria panicea chromosome 8, odHalPani1.1, whole genome shotgun sequence DNA segment AAAGGTTTTGTTGCACTTGTTGCAGAAGGTGGTGGATCAATTGCTTACGACCAGTGGGCAAGCAGCTATGAAGTTGATGTCAATTCTATGAACTACTCTGGATACACGAGTGTTGTTCAAAAATGGCAGAGCTTTCATTTAAATGATGTTGGAAAGAAGCACAAACTTCTTGATACAGGATGCGGAACTGGCCTAGCTGGTGAATTGCTTTTAAATTCTGTATCAACTCCACAAGCAATTCAGCTTTATGGTGGTGACATTAGCAATGAGATGTTGAAGGTAGCAAAATCGAAAGGAATTTACACCGAGCTTCAAGTCATCAACCTGAAAGAGGAACTGCCATACGAAGCCAATAGTTTTGACAGTGTTATCTGTGCTGGTGTGTTTGGGGTTGGACATTGTGGCCCGGAATGTTTACCAAACATCCTCCGTGTTCTCAAGCCGGGCTGTTTCTTCATTGCAACAGTCAACAAAGAATTGTTCGACCTGACAGCTAAAGAATGGAAAAAGCAGATATCAATATGCAACTGTGAACTGTTAGAGAACACTAAAATGCCGTACCGAGATTATGCAACAGCTTTTGTGTTTGTTGTTCGTAAACTGATTCAGAACTAATTGGactcgtaataattattgtataggattataattacaactataattaatttgtaCATAAACAATGATCTAATTATGTTTTGAGGTTGCTAGCCAGACCTACGtactactgtataattatatagttaatCGAATGTAGGGTGCATGATCCCGTAGATCTTGTTCAAAGAGCCATTTATTGGGGCTCCTTTTGAGTACATTCGGGTCGCGAAAGGTAGGTATTCGGCTTCCACTTGGTCAAATATCGCTGATGCATTCTTGCTGTGATCCGCATCTCTGGCATAAATAAGTAGGAATGTTGTTGCTGCGACCGCTTCATTAACAAGTCTGCTGCTATTTTCATCAATACACCAGCTGCTTGATTGTTTTCAGCATAGAGAGGGGCCATGTTCATTCCAATTTCACTCCCCTCATTCATAATAATGGGCCTGACAAGAGTGTACCCAACAATTCCTCTGTCACAATCAAAAGCCACCCAGCCCATACTACCGGGAATATTCACCTAATTTTCCACTAGAGTTGTGTCTCTTGCAGCCAAAAACAGACGCGTCGTACTGTACTAGCATTTTAATGTCCACTGTTCGTATGGGTTTTGGTAATAAATCTTCTGATTTGAATTCCAGATGGTCTAGTTTTGAAAAAGCTTAACATCGCGATAGAATTTTCCCAAACAGTACAAAAACCTAAAGATTCGAAGAACGGAATCATGTACGGTAGTGAGTCGAGTCCTATTGTAAATGTTTGATCTATAGTCTTTGAAAGATGTTTCAGCATCAGTGCCGCGTAGCTTTTGTGTCTATACTCTTTTCGTATTATCAGTGACCCACAGTGAGTAGAATGCGAGGGATAGGAGATAACCATGATATGACTGATTACTTCTCCATCAAGCTCACCAACAAAGAAGCCTTTGGATCATAGCTGTAGGCACATGAGTAATCTCCTGGACCAAATGTAGTCTGCATaatgtatagcgggtaattttcgtggggtaaaatattcgttattttagtgggcaggctgacctccacgaaattttaacgtaggcatggcttatcggaacgtaggaatgccgtgcagccacgagactaaacgaaatttttactcacgaataccaccgtttctcgagttgaacgaattttttaccccacgaaacttacccgctatacggtatacgaaGTATGGGAGGGCGGGCAGACTAGACCAAATGGCCTCCATTTGTTTTCTACAACAAATCGAATGGGAAACTGCAAATCTTTTTTTCATCGAGAggtccttctttctttctttatttgtATTTCTTCCCTCTTCTTATTGTGACAAAGACTCAGTCTGGCCGGGCGCGGTGCAATTGTGCATGAGGAATTTCCCAGGGGCGAgtcctagcctcgattaaaggccgattaaaatacgtatacTCGGCCTGGacgatatttgttttttgtacttgtgaccctttaccaactaTTACGTGAAAGCTGCGCATGGGCACAAAAGCTAGCCTcctagtctgggggccagacctaatagctcgggggcaaaatcaagagagctaagattaggtctggagactcttgcagcatttccgtgtgctctagcggaatgtggccagagccaatgaaatgcatatcctatgtcatgtgatttttaacccaatgaaatgcgagtattgcacctgtggaatttggatacagccaatgaaatgagagtattgctacatctactccttctttataacctccaatatcacacggcagtgctgcaagagtcccagacctctttctctcttcccctcccccctcttgagaaaaggtctggcccccagactagatCCTGTCCTCATGCTATTTTGCTAAGTTTCTGACCAGAAACACGTTTGCAACTAACACTGGCCTAATACAGGAAATGCACCTGAGTTTTGGCTGCAAAATGTCTCAAATCATCAGTAAATTCACTAGAAATAATAATGAGAGTGTATCAATCGCAGTGAAACCTGTGTAGTCATTCATAGGTACTATAAATTGAAGGAGGAGTCATCGGGTGAAATGTCATAGtctatgaataacattaactACACTAAATAAAGGGAAAGATCGTCAGTATAACTAACTGTTTCTCAATGAGGAGATGGCTACTGCTCCTATAAATGGTGCTCTGTTAGTGTCCGCTCCAGGAAAGGTGATTCTTCATGGAGAGCATGCAGTGGTGTATGGAAAGGTGAGGCATATTACTAAATCTAGCGCATCCCAAATCACACACATTCTAGCAGTTGCAAGCACGCAATATCTGATCATATAAATTACACATGAGAGCTTGTTACGTTGAATAATATTGCGTTTATGCAGCCTGCTTTGGCATCTAGTGTGGACCTGCGTTGTTACACACTGCTGAAGCCCTGCCCCTCACCCACCATCTCATTGGACCTCCCAGACTTGGGACTGAAACGGAGCTGGTCTCTCTCGGAGCTAATGGTCGTACCCCCTGAGGAGAAGTTGAGGGAGCTAGCAGGTGTTGGGGATACCCCCGACACTGGTGCTGTGGCTTGCCTGGCCTTCCTGTACCTACTCACACACATCTGTGGAGACAAGCTGAGGTACGCCTATACTGTAGGGATTATTATCTTTTCAGTGTGATGCAGTGTGTCTGTGGTGTTAAAAGTAATTGCCAAGAAGTACTGGAATATATTAGGAATATATTAGGATGCATTGTAGAAAGTTTCTCAAACCCACCACTAATTAGTTTTATCTACTTGAAATCCACTGTAATTGCTACTTATTCCACTTCTTCACATTCACCCAGCTTACATTCCGTTGTATACAATTGCTACGGTGTACAAACTAAGGACAGTATGCTTATCCTctctcaccacacacacagaggtggATTGGAAGTGCTGGTAGTCGCCTCACTCCCAGCTGGTGCTGGTTTGGGCTCCTCGGCTGCCTACTCTGTTAGTCTAGCAGCCGCTCTCTTGACTCATGTCCGCTCCCTTCAACCGCCCACCCTTGttgactccacccactcactggcCCACCCCCTAGAGGGGATATTGAGCAAGCTGATTGGTGGATGTGGCCCCGTGTCTGTATGGGGAGAGGAGGATTTGACCACCATCAATAAGTGGGGTTTCGAGGCAGAGAGATTGATTCATGGACAACCATCAGGGATTGATAACTCCATCAGTACATTTGGTGAGCCTGGGTAATTATGTGCAGCAGCACTATACTGTAGTTTTTTGTGGGTGTTTTTTCTCAATCAGGCTTGTTTTCGGAGCTATGCTTGAttgtccataacttgtgttgcgaacgTCCgattaaaaaaattattgcatTTTAGTAGCTGGTTTGGTagtgctgcaataattatggtgtgatTAAATCAGTGATTTATTTCaggcccaaattgtccatttttaAAAGTGTGGGCGacggatataattattagaaagtGTTGGTTAAGTGGTTGCTATTTATTATTCCTATTCCAGGAGGAGCCATCAGTTTCAAGGCTGGTCAAATCACCAAGTTAAAGAGGTGAGCCTTCCATCGACTGCTAGCTGATGACACaccagaccacaccccctctctcTATAGTATGCCTCGACTACGAGTGCTGCTGGTGAACACACAAGTACCTCGGAGCACAAAGAAGCTAGTGGCCGGAGTGAGGGAGAGAAGAGAGAAAGTGGGTTTATCCAATActttatgattttctaaaacTCACTTTTGATAGTTGGGGAGGAAGAGCCATAAACTGATCGATTGTTTCACCTGCTGTATTCTAcatactagtgtgtgtgtgtctgaaTGTTGCTAATGTGAATAAATGTCTTCCGCTAGTTCCCGTCTCTGGTGGACCATATCCTGGATGCTATGGAGAGTCTAGTGAACACTGCCATGGAGTCGTTCCACGATATGGAATCACAtgatagtcacatgacacCCTCATATCAACGCCTACAGGTAAACATGTTACACTGACACATTGTTATGCTATTGTCCTCATTAGGAGCTGTTTACAATCAACCATCATCTACTGAATGCCCTGGGGGTTGGGCACTCTAGTCTGGACCACGTCTGTGAGATAGTCACCAAGTTTGGTCTCAGTGGAAAGCTAACAGGAGCTGGTGGAGGGGGGTGTGCCATAGCGCTATTACCGccaggtgggtgggtgtggttaaacCATAAACTTTGACCCTTTGTACGCAGATACGACCCCTGAGGTGGTGGAGGAGTGCAGTACTGCATTGACAGAGGCTGGGTACAAGTGTTGGTCTACCCTGGTGGGGACTAGAGGAGTATGTCAGCACAGCTTGGACACTTCTTGAATATACATCATCTTTTTATTTCTGAAAATATTTATTGTGATGATTCAAGATGATTGTACATCCATCATTTTTTAAACACAATGCACATAAAATATGAGTTTAATATAAAAGTATTGCTGCCTTGGCTGCCCCCAGAGGAGAGCCCACCCCCGGCTTGATTATCAGTGGAAGTCCAAACACATTCTCCGTATGTTTCCTTAACACGTCGTTCTTTTCCAAACTCGTACCACTTCCCAGTAATCTCGTcacctgtgcgtgtgtgtgtgtgtgtgtgtgtgtgagggggtggtcttcCCACTGTATATGATatatgtgtgtgaggggggtggtcTGCCCACCTTTAGCTCTTGTAGAACCTTGGCTGTCATCATAGAATGCAGATTCTCCACAATTCCTCTAAACAGAGCGCTAGCAACATCTCCAATCGACGCGTTATCTTCGGCGACATTTTCCAACCCTCCTCTCTGATTGGGTGTGTGTCTCTCTCCCCATAGCCTCACGTCCACTCGCAGCGTTGTAGTCATGTGATCTTGGGCCCTGGTCATCAGTCTAGCGTAGATCTCCTCCTCAATAGGACATGGTAGACCCAGCTCACCCAGCCAAGAGCGTAGAGTACTCACAAAAGTCTTGACTACATTGCCACCAGATAGCGAGGCAGCGACGATAAGTGTCTGCTGACTGAAGTAGGGCACTTTCAGTACGGAGGTGGGTAGATGGTCGAGGGGGGTGCTCTTGATGGCCACCAGCTGACTTGAAGTCCCAATATTCAGCACTGTGTATAAAATTCACTATTTAGCAATTATTTTATAATAGGGCTCCCTAAAGCTGAATAATTGGTTTGTAAGCTGCTCACGTTATATCTGCACTCTTACCAGCATCAGTCGTGTTGGGTTGAGCAGCCAATACGGAGCATTGCATGTCCCccagtgccacgcccactaGCACACCCCCTGCTATACCATGCCAGGAGCTCTTGAGACGGCCAGCAATGGCGGGTACTGACACCACCCTCGGTAGTAGATGAACAGGGAAGCCAGACTCAGCTAGACTAGAGGAAAGTACAGTCACAGTTAATATTGATAAAGAACAGCAATTATGTTATCAATCTGTGGAGGTGAATGActttaaccatagatagaagagaaagggattggcaacgggggcagttcacgtgatgcttttacattgaatgtacACAGATGGGCCTGAAACCATCTGTGTTTCGCCCTAAAACTCCCGCGAaaacccgggaaacttattgtgtctaatgcctacttctcaaagacccctccaacacttaaacacatgccccctgatggtaGGTATCATTTAGAAATGATAATCTTGAttttcgtgaagtagctagaggtacagagagcctctgtcagaggctttttcatgcttgtgttcctatagcacctatgatatagctaaagttgtgttactaagtagtgtgctatgTCCCAAATCGCCACACAAATgaggtgaagttgatgtttagtaGTAGAACTGCTTGTAGACTTTTTTACAGAcggcaaaaacaattctcatgaattattcatgtttagactcCCATGTTGGAAGTAAGCCTcgaggcgaaacacggatAGTACCGGAAGTGTactccgttgccaatccctttctcttctatctatgcttTAACCAACTCACCGTAAATAAGCAAACAAAAATGTCTCAAGCATTTTACCTACTTTTAATTGCTACTTTTAATCTAAAACTTACAGGTCTGTTTCCCAGGACATGTTGGCTTGATCAAAGTAACCCCAGCCGGCTGCATTCTGATTGGACATCATGAGCACACCTCTGTCGTCATCACCCACTAACGCCCACACCACATAGTCCATGATGGTGCCAGCACAATCATAGCCCTTCAACTGCTCCGGACAGTGTCTCTGTAACCACGCCAATGTAGCACATCCATAACCAGAGCTGATAGCAACCGGCTGTCTAGTCTGCGGTAAGGAAGAGAGAAAATTTGTATCGCATCGTCCATCTTGGCAAGTGATAAGATTGCTTGGGGTTTGCTCGTTTGTACTGCTCCAAAGTAAACAGCCATGCATTTGCCCACACACTGCTATGGCTCTCACAGATGTCAACAGGGCAGTATCGAACTTGTCCAGACATGACTCCAACGAGGATTGTATCCCGGCAACACTTCTCTCACTTGCTCCAGTCACTGAAGATGTTTGGAGTTCTCCTAAATCAACTGAGCTCTCTTGCAAGATACTCAGTCCCGCGGTGTTCACTAGGGCACACTTGACTCTGCTGGTACCAACGTCTATTCCCAGCACACACTCCATCTTGCTGTCTGTAGCTGTCTGCATGGCCGGAAATTGaatagggggaggggctggttgcACCATGTTTCTGCAATTTTACTACTGTACAACCACTTACTTGGTGCCGGTGGTGCAACATAGCTGTATCATTCCTCACCAAAGGTAAAAGTGCTTGAGCGTGTTCTAGTAGCCATTATCC contains these protein-coding regions:
- the LOC135339542 gene encoding mevalonate kinase-like → MATAPINGALLVSAPGKVILHGEHAVVYGKPALASSVDLRCYTLLKPCPSPTISLDLPDLGLKRSWSLSELMVVPPEEKLRELAGVGDTPDTGAVACLAFLYLLTHICGDKLRGGLEVLVVASLPAGAGLGSSAAYSVSLAAALLTHVRSLQPPTLVDSTHSLAHPLEGILSKLIGGCGPVSVWGEEDLTTINKWGFEAERLIHGQPSGIDNSISTFGGAISFKAGQITKLKSMPRLRVLLVNTQVPRSTKKLVAGVRERREKFPSLVDHILDAMESLVNTAMESFHDMESHDSHMTPSYQRLQELFTINHHLLNALGVGHSSLDHVCEIVTKFGLSGKLTGAGGGGCAIALLPPDTTPEVVEECSTALTEAGYKCWSTLVGTRGVCQHSLDTS
- the LOC135339540 gene encoding sedoheptulokinase-like; amino-acid sequence: MQTATDSKMECVLGIDVGTSRVKCALVNTAGLSILQESSVDLGELQTSSVTGASERSVAGIQSSLESCLDKFDTALLTSVRAIAVCGQMHGCLLWSSTNEQTPSNLITCQDGRCDTNFLSSLPQTRQPVAISSGYGCATLAWLQRHCPEQLKGYDCAGTIMDYVVWALVGDDDRGVLMMSNQNAAGWGYFDQANMSWETDLLAESGFPVHLLPRVVSVPAIAGRLKSSWHGIAGGVLVGVALGDMQCSVLAAQPNTTDAVLNIGTSSQLVAIKSTPLDHLPTSVLKVPYFSQQTLIVAASLSGGNVVKTFVSTLRSWLGELGLPCPIEEEIYARLMTRAQDHMTTTLRVDVRLWGERHTPNQRGGLENVAEDNASIGDVASALFRGIVENLHSMMTAKVLQELKVTRLLGSGTSLEKNDVLRKHTENVFGLPLIIKPGVGSPLGAAKAAILLY
- the LOC135340184 gene encoding uncharacterized protein LOC135340184 — its product is MAELPFSERAKGFVALVAEGGGSIAYDQWASSYEVDVNSMNYSGYTSVVQKWQSFHLNDVGKKHKLLDTGCGTGLAGELLLNSVSTPQAIQLYGGDISNEMLKVAKSKGIYTELQVINLKEELPYEANSFDSVICAGVFGVGHCGPECLPNILRVLKPGCFFIATVNKELFDLTAKEWKKQISICNCELLENTKMPYRDYATAFVFVVRKLIQN